In a single window of the Nicotiana tomentosiformis chromosome 10, ASM39032v3, whole genome shotgun sequence genome:
- the LOC104109557 gene encoding probable isoprenylcysteine alpha-carbonyl methylesterase ICMEL1, with the protein MQSPNILPISNPNSSNMIPTSSTATADTMLIHVQENDDSKIEKKPLLSRTFSYTPSSSSSSNLLKQQQRRRRIASENSLCSVAVEGCSQDMGRAASDTFIVTKLSFTLLRYLGVGYRWIVRFLALCCYAMLLMPGFIQVGYYYFHSSQVRRGIVYGDQPRNRLDLYLPKNMNGPKPVVAFVTGGAWIIGYKAWGSLLGQQLSERDIIVACIDYRNFPQGTISDMVKDASQGISFVCNKIAEYGGDPNRIYLMGQSAGAHIASCALLEQAIKEASEEQRDSWSVSQIKAYFGLSGGYNFLNLVDHFHSRGLYHSIFLSIMEGEQGLRRYSPEVMAQDPNIKSAVSLLPPIVLFHGTADYSIPCNSSKSFADTLKTLGVKAECILYEGKTHTDLFLQDPMRGGIDDMLNDLITMIHGDNLETIRANSTPRKRLVPEFMLKLARSVSPF; encoded by the exons ATGCAATCACCTAACATTCTTCCTATTTCTAACCCCAATTCATCAAATATGATCCCAACATCATCTACAGCTACTGCTGACACAATGTTAATTCATGTACAAGAAAATGATGATTCTAAGATTGAGAAAAAACCCCTTTTGTCTAGAACCTTTAGTTACActccatcttcttcttcttcttcaaatttgCTTAAGCAGCAGCAAAGGAGGAGACGTATTGCAAGTGAAAACTCCCTTTGTTCAGTAGCTGTTGAAGGTTGTAGCCAAGATATGGGAAGGGCTGCTTCTGATACTTTTATTGTTACTAAGCTTAGCTTTACCCTCTTGAGATATCTCGG GGTAGGCTACAGATGGATCGTCCGGTTTCTTGCCCTTTGCTGTTATGCTATGCTACTTATGCCTGGTTTTATTCAAG ttgggtattactatttcCATTCCAGTCAAGTACGTAGAGGCATTGTTTATGGAGATCAACCGAGAAATAG GCTTGATCTATACCTGCCGAAAAACATGAACGGGCCAAAGCCTGTTGTTGCATTTGTAACAGGTGGAGCATGGATTATTGG TTACAAAGCTTGGGGTTCTCTTCTAGGACAACAGTTGTCAGAAAGAGACATTATTGTGGCATGCATTGATTACAG AAATTTTCCTCAGGGAACAATTAGTGACATGGTTAAGGATGCTTCTCAAGGTATCTCCTTTGTTTGCAATAAGATTGCCGAATATGGAGGTGATCCTAACAG AATTTACTTAATGGGACAATCAGCTGGTGCACATATCGCTTCTTGTGCCCTTTTGGAGCAGGCAATCAAGGAGGCCAGTGAGGAACAGAGAGATTCTTGGAGTGTCTCCCAAATTAAGGCGTATTTTGGTCTATCGGGCGG GTATAATTTCCTGAACCTTGTTGACCACTTTCATAGCCGAGGTCTGTACCATTCAATTTTTCTAAG CATAATGGAAGGGGAACAAGGGCTGCGACGATATTCACCTGAAGTAATGGCACAGGACCCGAACATTAAAAGTGCTGTTTCTCTCCTTCCTCCTATTGTTCTTTTCCATGGTACTGCAGACTATTCCATTCCGTGTAATTCCAG CAAGAGTTTTGCTGATACTCTTAAAACACTCGGTGTCAAAGCTGAATGTATCTTATATGAAGGAAAGACACATACAGATTTGTTTCTTCAG GATCCAATGAGAGGTGGAATAGATGATATGTTAAATGATCTAATTACAATGATTCATGGTGATAACTTGGAAACTATCAGAGCAAATTCGACTCCAAGAAAACGCCTTGTACCTGAGTTCATGTTGAAGTTGGCTCGAAGTGTTAGCCCCTTTTAG